In one Enterobacteriaceae endosymbiont of Donacia sparganii genomic region, the following are encoded:
- the clpP gene encoding ATP-dependent Clp endopeptidase proteolytic subunit ClpP — MLYKKNSKIIEKNQINTIPIVIEHTSRGERSYDIFSRLLKERIIFLTGTIEDSMANLIVAQILFLDSEDSNKDIFLYINSPGGVITSGMSIYDTMQFVKSDVSTLCIGQACSMAAILLASGHKNKRFCLPNSRIMIHQPMASYQGQITDIEIQTQEILRIKNYINKIISLHTGKSIEIIEKDTNRDKFLSAKEAIKYGLVDNIICNKK, encoded by the coding sequence ATGTTATATAAAAAAAATAGTAAAATTATTGAAAAAAATCAAATAAATACAATACCAATTGTAATTGAACATACCTCAAGAGGAGAGAGATCATATGATATTTTTTCTAGACTTTTAAAAGAACGTATTATTTTTTTAACAGGTACTATTGAAGATAGTATGGCAAATTTAATAGTTGCACAAATTTTGTTTTTAGATTCTGAAGATTCTAATAAAGATATATTTCTTTATATAAATAGTCCTGGAGGTGTAATTACATCAGGTATGTCTATTTATGACACTATGCAATTTGTAAAATCAGATGTTAGTACTCTCTGTATAGGTCAAGCATGTTCAATGGCTGCTATTTTATTAGCTTCTGGTCATAAAAATAAAAGATTTTGTTTACCTAATTCTAGAATAATGATTCATCAACCTATGGCAAGTTATCAAGGACAGATAACAGATATAGAAATTCAAACTCAAGAAATTTTAAGAATAAAAAATTATATAAATAAAATTATATCATTACATACAGGTAAATCTATTGAAATTATTGAAAAAGATACAAATAGAGATAAATTTTTATCAGCTAAAGAAGCAATAAAATATGGTTTAGTAGATAATATTATTTGTAATAAAAAATAA
- a CDS encoding BolA family protein, whose product MIIKKIKSRITSKLQPIFLKINDISHDHDNKITNLITHLEIIIVSNIFIKKSLITRHRIIYHIIGNKLNNIHSFSLNTYTLNEWEKKNKIYKNF is encoded by the coding sequence ATGATTATAAAAAAAATAAAAAGTAGAATAACATCTAAATTACAACCTATATTTTTAAAAATTAATGATATTAGTCATGATCATGATAATAAAATAACAAATTTAATAACTCATTTAGAAATTATTATTGTAAGTAATATTTTTATTAAAAAATCATTAATTACTCGTCATAGAATAATATATCATATTATAGGTAATAAATTAAATAATATTCATTCATTTTCATTAAATACTTATACTTTAAATGAATGGGAAAAAAAGAATAAAATATATAAAAATTTTTAA
- a CDS encoding inositol monophosphatase family protein, with translation MRPMLNIAIRLIRNIGNIIIKNYEIQNININHYNYDINIFIKKINQNLINIITKLFYNIYAKNIIFLSKENLFIFKYKKTVWIINPIDGIMNFLKKLPHFSISIAICIKEKTEISLVYDPLKNDLFTAIRGQNAQLNGYKLRCDKYIKQKNLLFALNTNYFFFNKNNINLFNLFKNNLILLRMSGSISLDLVYLAANKIDCYINNNVNNFNYLLAGELIIKESGGLITDFIGNYNYKNSSNILAGNSSIIKLVMSSIKNVL, from the coding sequence ATGCGTCCAATGCTTAATATTGCTATACGTCTAATACGTAATATTGGTAATATTATTATTAAAAATTATGAAATACAAAATATAAATATAAATCATTATAATTATGATATTAATATATTTATAAAAAAAATTAATCAAAATTTAATTAATATAATTACTAAATTATTTTATAATATATATGCAAAAAATATTATTTTTTTAAGTAAAGAAAATCTTTTTATTTTTAAATATAAAAAAACTGTATGGATTATAAATCCTATAGATGGAATTATGAATTTTTTAAAAAAATTACCTCATTTTTCAATATCTATTGCTATTTGTATAAAAGAAAAAACTGAAATTTCTTTAGTATATGATCCCTTAAAAAATGATTTATTTACAGCAATAAGAGGACAAAATGCTCAATTAAATGGATATAAATTACGTTGTGATAAATATATAAAACAGAAAAACTTATTATTTGCTTTAAATACTAATTATTTTTTTTTTAATAAAAATAATATTAATTTATTTAATTTATTTAAAAATAATTTAATTTTACTTAGAATGAGTGGTTCTATATCTTTAGATTTAGTATATTTAGCAGCAAATAAAATTGATTGTTATATTAATAATAATGTAAATAATTTTAATTATTTACTTGCTGGTGAATTAATAATAAAAGAATCTGGAGGTTTAATAACTGATTTTATTGGAAATTATAATTATAAAAATTCTTCAAATATATTAGCTGGTAATTCTAGTATTATAAAATTAGTAATGTCTAGTATTAAAAATGTTTTATAA
- a CDS encoding NifU family protein, with protein sequence MLQITELAQKYFLKLLSKKDPNTCIRIKVFIKNNTFKGNVSFYEIQKIKKNDIKLNFKKLDIFVEVNSLKFLENIKIDIIQKNLSKQLKFIILNKKNIKIKTNIRNLEKNINKFLKNIINPKLLNHGGFITLKNITINNIVLLEFHGGCQGCSMSNYTLKNWIEKEILHNFPNIKGVHDVTLHKKNTLSYY encoded by the coding sequence ATGTTACAAATTACAGAATTAGCTCAAAAATATTTTTTAAAATTATTATCTAAAAAAGATCCTAATACATGTATTAGAATAAAAGTTTTTATTAAAAATAATACCTTTAAAGGTAATGTTTCATTTTATGAAATACAAAAAATTAAAAAAAATGATATAAAATTAAATTTTAAAAAATTAGATATTTTTGTAGAAGTTAATAGTTTAAAATTTTTAGAAAATATTAAAATAGATATTATACAAAAAAATTTATCTAAACAATTAAAATTTATAATTTTAAATAAAAAAAATATAAAAATTAAAACAAATATTAGAAATTTAGAAAAAAATATTAATAAATTTTTAAAAAATATAATTAATCCTAAATTATTAAATCATGGAGGATTTATTACATTAAAAAATATAACAATAAATAATATTGTATTATTAGAGTTTCATGGTGGTTGTCAAGGGTGTTCAATGAGTAATTATACTCTTAAAAATTGGATTGAAAAAGAAATATTACATAATTTTCCAAATATAAAAGGAGTACATGATGTAACTTTACATAAAAAAAATACATTATCTTACTACTAA
- a CDS encoding homoserine O-succinyltransferase: protein MPIIVPKKLPAINFLKKENIFLLTKSQKNKFYDNKLKILFLNLMFKKIETENQIIRLLSNSPLLIDFSLLCINDSKSSNSLSINHMKKYYLNLEQINHKYYDGLIITGAPLGLINFSEIRYWKEFVKIILWAKYHVNSILSICWSVQAILNILYNIPKKINKSKLLGIFKHKTLLKNHFLVQGFDDYFFVPHSRYSNFSFSFIKYYTNFKIISASEKAGVYLFSSNNDKYIFITGHPEYDALTINKEYLNDLKNKSNIDIPYNYYPLNNKKLIPKINWRSHGNLLFLNWLNHLFNKLNNI from the coding sequence ATGCCAATTATAGTTCCCAAAAAATTACCTGCTATTAATTTTTTAAAAAAAGAAAATATTTTTTTATTAACAAAATCTCAAAAAAATAAATTTTATGATAATAAACTTAAGATACTTTTTTTGAATTTAATGTTTAAAAAAATAGAAACAGAAAACCAAATAATTAGATTATTATCTAATTCTCCATTATTAATAGATTTTTCATTATTATGTATAAATGATAGTAAATCATCTAATAGTTTATCTATTAATCATATGAAAAAATATTATTTAAATTTAGAACAAATAAATCATAAATATTATGATGGATTAATTATTACAGGAGCTCCTTTAGGATTAATTAATTTTTCCGAAATAAGATATTGGAAAGAATTCGTAAAAATTATACTTTGGGCTAAATATCATGTAAATTCTATTTTATCTATTTGTTGGTCTGTACAAGCAATATTAAATATATTATATAATATACCTAAAAAAATTAATAAATCAAAATTATTAGGTATATTTAAACATAAAACTTTATTAAAAAATCATTTTTTAGTTCAAGGATTTGATGATTATTTTTTTGTCCCTCATTCTAGATATTCTAATTTTTCTTTTAGTTTTATAAAATATTATACTAATTTTAAAATTATTTCTGCTTCAGAAAAAGCAGGTGTATATCTTTTTTCTAGTAATAATGATAAATATATATTTATTACTGGTCATCCAGAATATGATGCATTAACAATAAATAAAGAATATTTAAATGATTTAAAAAATAAATCAAATATTGATATACCATATAATTATTATCCTTTAAATAATAAAAAATTAATACCTAAAATTAATTGGAGAAGTCATGGTAATTTATTATTTTTAAATTGGTTAAATCATTTATTTAATAAATTAAATAATATTTAA
- a CDS encoding proline--tRNA ligase, producing the protein MLTTKYLFFTSKNKIYDKNINSYSLMLKSGMIRQLSSGIYTWLPTGLRIINNFKKIIRYFMEDIGAIELLLPILHPISIWKQSGRVNDYGKELLKILDRKKNNFVLGPTHEEVITYLINNEIKSYKSLPIHLYQIQTKFRDEIRSRLGVIRTKEFLMKDSYSFHINKNSLQETYDIVLKTYKKIFDFININYLIVKAENNIIGGDISHEFHILSKNGEDSINVSKENKYFLDKKLKKNFIKKKYNINKKKHLKKKILILKNCLTNEELAKYCNLSIKNIIKTIIIKKSDKKNPFIALLIRADLKLNFHKIKKIDNKVIKILSKIEIEKIFKININSIGPFNLKIPIIGDYSIVRMYNFIIGANIKNKYFINTNWDINLSIPKFIYNISYLNNKNLILENKNFQIKRSIEVAHIFQIGTKYSKLMNTYIYDKEKIKQPIYMGCYGIGISRLIAAVIEQNYDSRGIYWSNSLLAPFLVAIIPINMYKYSIVEKYSFLIYKKLKLLGVKVILDNRNETPGVMFTDMDLIGIPHIITINNNNIINNNVEYKYRKTGFKEIISIHLIIDFIFNKIKLNKCFNIFYPKK; encoded by the coding sequence ATGTTAACTACTAAATACTTATTTTTTACATCTAAAAACAAAATATATGATAAAAATATAAACAGTTATTCTTTAATGCTAAAATCAGGAATGATTAGACAATTATCTTCTGGAATATATACTTGGTTACCCACTGGATTAAGAATAATTAATAATTTTAAAAAAATAATACGTTACTTTATGGAAGATATAGGTGCAATAGAATTATTATTACCTATATTACATCCAATTAGTATATGGAAACAAAGTGGTCGTGTAAATGATTATGGTAAAGAATTATTAAAAATTTTAGATCGTAAAAAAAATAATTTTGTTTTAGGACCTACACATGAAGAAGTTATTACTTATTTAATAAATAATGAGATTAAATCATATAAATCTCTACCTATTCATTTATATCAAATTCAAACTAAATTTAGAGATGAAATAAGATCTCGTTTAGGAGTTATTCGTACTAAAGAATTTTTAATGAAAGATAGTTATTCTTTTCATATAAATAAAAATTCTTTACAAGAAACATACGATATTGTATTAAAAACTTATAAAAAAATATTTGATTTTATCAATATAAATTATTTAATCGTGAAAGCAGAAAATAATATTATTGGTGGTGATATTTCTCATGAATTTCATATTTTATCTAAAAATGGAGAAGATTCAATTAATGTATCTAAAGAAAATAAATATTTTTTAGATAAAAAATTAAAAAAAAATTTTATTAAAAAAAAATATAATATAAATAAAAAAAAACATCTTAAAAAAAAAATATTAATTTTAAAAAATTGTTTAACTAATGAAGAACTAGCTAAATATTGTAATTTATCTATTAAAAATATTATTAAAACAATTATTATAAAAAAATCTGATAAAAAAAATCCTTTTATTGCTTTATTAATTAGAGCAGATTTAAAATTAAATTTTCATAAAATTAAAAAAATTGATAATAAAGTGATAAAAATTTTATCAAAAATTGAAATAGAAAAAATATTTAAAATAAATATAAATTCAATAGGACCTTTTAATTTAAAAATACCTATTATTGGAGACTATTCTATAGTTAGAATGTATAATTTTATTATAGGAGCTAATATTAAAAATAAATATTTTATTAATACAAATTGGGATATAAATTTATCTATTCCTAAATTTATTTATAATATTAGTTATTTAAATAATAAAAATCTAATTTTAGAAAATAAAAATTTTCAAATTAAACGTAGTATAGAAGTTGCTCATATTTTTCAAATTGGGACAAAATATTCTAAATTAATGAATACTTATATATATGATAAAGAAAAAATTAAACAACCAATATATATGGGCTGTTACGGAATTGGAATATCAAGGTTAATTGCAGCTGTAATAGAACAAAATTATGATTCAAGAGGGATATATTGGTCTAATTCATTATTAGCTCCTTTTTTAGTAGCTATTATTCCAATTAATATGTATAAATATTCTATAGTTGAAAAATATTCTTTTTTAATTTATAAAAAATTAAAGTTATTAGGAGTAAAAGTTATACTTGATAATAGAAATGAAACCCCAGGAGTTATGTTTACAGATATGGATCTTATTGGGATACCACATATTATTACCATTAATAATAATAATATTATTAATAATAATGTTGAATATAAATATAGAAAAACAGGGTTTAAAGAAATTATTTCTATTCATTTAATTATTGATTTTATTTTTAATAAAATTAAGTTAAATAAATGTTTTAATATATTTTATCCCAAAAAATAA
- the tilS gene encoding tRNA lysidine(34) synthetase TilS: MLIKKEIQLILCKFKKILIAYSGGIDSTVLLYNLVQLRKKYPIYLRAIYINHNLNYQSNDWMKFCFLQCKKWNISFLYENINIKIKSNIEQYYREKRYQIFQNFIKKKEILVTAHHLDDQYETFFLSLKRGSGPKGLSGMSKIKIINNIKLFRPLININKKQIFYYAIKKKLKWIEDPSNKDIKYDRNFLRNIILPKITNRWPFFKNSVIKSIKNCQEQEDLLTDLINPVLIKLIQKDNSLFIKPLYNYSIIKRNFIIRKWIEYNKYYSMPSRKALFIIWNEIVCCKNNNNSQIKIGKYSIRKYKNYLFCIKYFPCLKNKILLWKNLKIPFLLPNKLGKLIILYFNINYKKQSIYIRKPKYNEIIYIKFNITGKYYFNNFKNKKNINNIWKNLSIPKWKREQIPLLFYNNKFIAELENKLITQEGKATFSKKDNFFIFWDKIY, from the coding sequence ATGTTAATAAAAAAAGAAATACAATTAATATTATGTAAATTTAAAAAAATACTGATAGCATACAGTGGAGGTATAGATTCTACGGTATTATTATATAATTTAGTACAATTAAGAAAAAAATATCCTATTTATTTAAGAGCTATTTATATTAATCATAATTTAAATTATCAATCTAATGATTGGATGAAATTTTGTTTTTTACAATGTAAAAAATGGAATATATCATTTTTATATGAAAATATAAATATTAAAATAAAAAGTAATATAGAGCAATATTACCGTGAAAAAAGATATCAAATTTTTCAAAATTTTATAAAAAAAAAAGAAATTTTAGTTACGGCTCATCATTTAGATGATCAATATGAAACTTTTTTTTTATCTCTAAAAAGAGGAAGTGGGCCAAAAGGATTATCAGGAATGTCTAAAATAAAAATAATTAATAATATTAAATTATTTCGTCCTTTAATTAATATAAATAAAAAACAAATATTTTATTATGCTATAAAAAAAAAATTAAAATGGATAGAAGATCCAAGCAATAAAGATATAAAATATGATCGTAATTTTTTACGTAATATTATTTTACCTAAAATAACTAACAGATGGCCATTTTTTAAAAATTCAGTTATTAAATCTATTAAAAATTGTCAAGAACAAGAAGATTTATTAACAGATTTAATAAATCCAGTATTAATTAAATTAATACAAAAAGATAATAGTTTATTTATTAAACCATTATATAATTATAGTATAATAAAAAGAAATTTTATTATTCGTAAATGGATAGAATATAATAAATATTACAGTATGCCTTCTAGAAAAGCATTATTTATTATATGGAATGAAATTGTTTGTTGTAAAAATAATAATAATTCTCAAATTAAGATAGGAAAATATTCTATTAGAAAATATAAAAATTATTTATTTTGTATAAAATATTTTCCTTGTTTAAAAAACAAGATTTTATTATGGAAAAATCTTAAAATTCCTTTTTTATTACCTAATAAATTAGGAAAATTAATAATATTATATTTTAATATTAATTATAAAAAACAATCAATTTACATTAGAAAACCTAAATATAATGAAATTATATACATAAAATTTAATATTACAGGGAAATATTATTTTAATAATTTTAAAAATAAAAAAAATATTAATAATATATGGAAAAATTTGTCTATTCCTAAATGGAAAAGAGAACAAATTCCATTATTATTTTATAATAATAAATTTATTGCAGAATTAGAAAATAAATTAATTACCCAAGAAGGTAAAGCTACTTTTTCTAAAAAAGATAATTTTTTTATTTTTTGGGATAAAATATATTAA
- the dnaE gene encoding DNA polymerase III subunit alpha, translated as MNDLKFIHLHVHSDYSIKDGLAKIEQIAKKTALLNMPGIAITDFNNIFGLIKFYKITHNLGLKAIIGVDLKIKNFININNNKYSKLTILAMNNIGFQNIKLLIFDSYKNGYNNNLGPVITYDLLIKYNKGLIILSGGIQGELGKNILQKNIFLVKQLISFYKKYFHNCFYLELIRTNRIYEENYINLMLKLSNYFSIPVVATNDVCFLNKKDFYAHEIRVAINKGYTLNEIHKKSKYSKEQFLKNTEEMCFLFKDIPEALYNSVEIAKRCNVFLSFDKYFLPKFKIKKNITPENYIIQKSYLGLQKKLKILYPNLNTLKTKKEKYVKRLNQELDIINKMGFPSYFLIVMEFVQWAKDNNIPVGPARGSGAGSLVAYVLNITNLDPIKFDLIFERFLNIERISLPDFDIDFCMEKRDLVINHVKEIYGYKSVFQIITFGTMTAKAVIRDVGRVLGYPYDFINRISKLIPLDVGIDLKKAFMNNKKLYDLYKSDINIKELVRTSLKLEGTIRNIGKHAGGVVISPDNITKYTTIYCDYNGKNIVTQFDKNDIEDIGLVKFDFLGLRTLTVINHALNMINKEFIKNHKKLININEIILNDKKIFNFLKTAKTTGIFQLESKGIKELIKQLKPDNFEDLIALLALFRPGPLQTGMVENFINRKHGKEIISYPDKKWQHKKLKSILQPTYGIILYQEQVMKIAQVLAGYSLGEADILRRVISKKQHKKMLQQRKRFLQGSKKLKINDVLSMKIFDYLEKFASYGFNKSHSAGYALISYQTLWLKVYYPAEFMAAVLTSEMDNTKKIIDLIYECKNMKINILPPDINKSLYKFHVDKYGNIIYGLGAIKGIGEQQAYNILNSRKKLGYFTSIFNFFTNINFKKINKRIIEVLIFSGSLDCFNFNRGLLINNLEKIIKITNKYFQEKQTGQIDFFNQKQNFLLKDDQYINNNINLLWTKKDILIKEKNILGCYLTGHPLTEYLKEIFFYTKNNSIKNILVNYKKSSKSPILVTIGGIISNIRTSYNKKKQKFLFFDLDDSSSIIEIHLSLDLLIKKDNVILLNNIIILNGILYFNNFLKLFICNATNVISITKAREKYLHNINVIFTSKKILKNIFFLKNLKKIIFNKNYINNKKNIQVYFFYKNLDIKKKIFFNKSYFISNEINNFNKFICLLNNDNIELEFN; from the coding sequence ATGAATGATCTAAAATTTATTCACTTACATGTACATAGTGATTATTCTATTAAAGATGGTCTTGCAAAAATAGAACAAATTGCAAAAAAAACTGCATTATTAAATATGCCAGGAATAGCTATTACTGATTTTAATAATATATTTGGTTTAATAAAATTTTATAAAATTACTCATAATTTAGGATTAAAAGCAATTATTGGAGTAGATTTAAAAATAAAAAATTTTATTAATATTAATAATAATAAATATTCAAAATTAACTATATTAGCAATGAATAATATAGGTTTTCAAAATATTAAATTATTAATATTTGATTCTTATAAAAATGGATATAATAATAATTTAGGACCGGTAATAACTTATGATTTACTTATAAAGTATAATAAAGGATTGATTATTTTGTCTGGAGGAATACAAGGAGAATTAGGAAAAAATATTTTACAAAAAAATATTTTTTTAGTAAAACAATTAATTTCTTTTTATAAAAAATATTTTCATAATTGTTTTTATTTAGAATTAATTAGAACTAATCGTATATATGAAGAAAATTACATCAATTTAATGTTAAAATTATCTAATTATTTTTCAATTCCTGTAGTTGCTACTAATGATGTTTGTTTTTTAAATAAAAAAGATTTTTATGCTCATGAAATTCGTGTAGCAATTAATAAAGGTTATACTTTAAATGAAATTCATAAAAAATCAAAATATAGTAAAGAACAATTTTTAAAAAATACAGAAGAAATGTGTTTTTTATTTAAAGATATTCCAGAAGCACTATATAATAGTGTTGAAATTGCAAAAAGATGTAACGTTTTTTTATCTTTTGATAAATATTTTTTACCTAAATTTAAAATAAAAAAAAATATAACACCAGAAAATTATATTATTCAAAAATCTTATCTAGGTTTACAAAAAAAATTAAAAATTTTATATCCAAATTTAAATACATTAAAAACCAAAAAAGAAAAATATGTAAAAAGATTGAATCAAGAATTAGATATTATAAATAAAATGGGTTTTCCTAGTTATTTCCTTATAGTTATGGAATTTGTTCAATGGGCAAAAGATAATAATATCCCTGTTGGTCCAGCAAGAGGTTCAGGAGCAGGTTCGTTAGTAGCTTATGTATTGAATATTACTAATTTAGATCCTATAAAATTTGATTTAATTTTTGAAAGATTTCTAAACATAGAAAGAATATCATTACCAGATTTTGATATTGATTTTTGTATGGAAAAACGTGATTTAGTTATTAATCATGTAAAAGAAATATATGGATATAAATCAGTATTTCAAATTATAACATTTGGAACTATGACAGCAAAAGCTGTTATAAGAGATGTAGGTAGAGTTTTAGGTTATCCATATGATTTTATTAATCGTATTTCAAAATTAATTCCTTTAGATGTAGGTATTGATTTAAAAAAAGCATTTATGAATAATAAAAAATTATATGATTTATATAAATCTGATATTAATATTAAAGAATTAGTACGGACTTCTCTTAAATTAGAAGGTACAATAAGAAATATTGGGAAACATGCTGGAGGAGTAGTGATATCTCCAGATAATATCACGAAATATACAACTATATATTGTGATTATAATGGAAAAAATATAGTTACTCAATTTGATAAAAATGATATAGAAGATATTGGTTTAGTAAAATTTGATTTTTTAGGTTTAAGAACATTAACTGTAATTAATCATGCATTAAATATGATTAATAAAGAATTTATTAAAAATCATAAAAAATTAATTAATATTAATGAAATTATTTTAAATGATAAAAAAATTTTTAATTTTTTAAAAACTGCTAAAACTACAGGTATATTCCAATTAGAATCAAAAGGTATTAAAGAATTAATTAAACAATTAAAACCAGATAATTTTGAAGATTTAATAGCATTATTAGCTTTATTTAGACCTGGACCATTACAAACAGGTATGGTTGAAAATTTTATTAATAGAAAACATGGTAAAGAAATTATTTCATATCCTGACAAAAAATGGCAACATAAAAAATTAAAATCGATATTACAACCTACATATGGAATTATTTTATATCAAGAACAAGTAATGAAAATAGCTCAAGTACTAGCAGGATATAGTTTAGGAGAAGCAGATATCTTAAGAAGAGTTATAAGTAAAAAACAGCATAAAAAAATGTTACAACAAAGAAAACGTTTTTTACAAGGTTCAAAAAAATTAAAAATAAATGATGTTTTATCTATGAAAATTTTTGATTATTTAGAAAAATTTGCTTCATATGGATTTAATAAATCTCATTCTGCAGGATATGCTTTAATATCTTATCAAACTTTATGGTTAAAAGTATATTATCCTGCAGAATTTATGGCAGCTGTTTTAACATCAGAAATGGATAATACTAAAAAAATTATTGATTTAATTTATGAATGTAAAAATATGAAAATTAATATTCTTCCGCCTGATATTAATAAAAGTTTATATAAATTTCATGTTGATAAATATGGTAATATTATATACGGATTAGGAGCAATTAAAGGAATTGGTGAACAACAAGCATATAACATACTTAATTCAAGAAAAAAATTAGGTTATTTTACATCTATATTTAATTTTTTTACTAATATTAATTTTAAAAAAATAAATAAAAGAATTATAGAAGTATTAATATTTTCTGGATCATTAGATTGTTTTAATTTTAATAGAGGATTATTAATAAATAATTTAGAAAAAATTATAAAAATAACTAATAAATATTTTCAAGAAAAACAAACAGGACAAATTGATTTTTTTAATCAAAAACAAAATTTTTTATTAAAAGATGATCAATATATAAATAATAATATAAATTTATTATGGACAAAAAAAGATATTCTTATAAAAGAAAAAAATATTTTAGGTTGTTATTTAACAGGACATCCATTAACGGAATATTTAAAAGAAATTTTTTTTTATACAAAAAATAATAGTATAAAAAATATTTTAGTAAATTATAAAAAAAGTTCTAAATCTCCTATATTAGTTACAATAGGTGGAATTATAAGTAATATTAGGACTTCTTATAATAAAAAAAAACAAAAATTTTTATTTTTTGATTTAGATGATAGTTCGAGTATAATTGAAATACATTTATCATTAGATCTTTTAATTAAAAAAGATAACGTTATATTATTAAATAATATCATTATTTTAAATGGAATATTATATTTTAATAATTTTTTAAAATTATTTATATGTAATGCTACTAATGTTATTAGTATTACAAAAGCTAGAGAAAAATATTTACATAATATTAATGTTATTTTTACAAGTAAAAAAATTTTAAAAAATATTTTTTTTTTAAAAAATTTAAAAAAAATAATTTTTAATAAAAATTATATTAATAATAAAAAAAATATACAAGTATATTTTTTTTATAAAAATTTAGATATTAAAAAAAAAATATTTTTTAATAAATCTTATTTTATTTCTAATGAAATAAATAATTTTAATAAATTTATATGTTTATTAAATAATGATAATATTGAATTAGAATTTAATTAA
- the fabZ gene encoding 3-hydroxyacyl-ACP dehydratase FabZ encodes MLDINEILSILPHRYPFILVDRIIAFKKFTFLNAIKNISMNEPYFQGHFPQKPIYPGVLLLESMIQTTGILLYKSTNKKKLEKKIIYYVTGIDQAKFKKPAFPGDQIIIESILEKQKKLLFCFQSIAKINNKIICKAKIMCMKILK; translated from the coding sequence ATGTTAGATATTAATGAAATTTTGTCTATTTTACCACATAGATATCCATTTATTTTAGTAGATCGGATTATAGCATTTAAAAAATTTACCTTTTTAAATGCTATAAAAAATATTTCTATGAATGAACCTTATTTTCAAGGACATTTTCCCCAAAAACCTATTTATCCAGGAGTATTATTATTAGAATCAATGATACAAACTACAGGAATTTTATTGTATAAAAGTACAAATAAAAAAAAATTAGAAAAAAAAATAATTTATTATGTTACTGGTATTGATCAAGCTAAGTTTAAAAAACCAGCTTTCCCCGGTGATCAAATAATAATAGAAAGTATTTTAGAAAAACAAAAAAAACTTTTATTTTGTTTCCAAAGTATAGCAAAAATTAATAATAAAATTATTTGTAAAGCAAAAATTATGTGTATGAAAATTTTAAAATAA